From a single Lewinella sp. LCG006 genomic region:
- a CDS encoding M28 family peptidase: MKYFYYFILLLISSQLSGQTNLVITNPQAETILRGNFAPEDYLPPFPVTDPAFIAANIDANVSPDSLKAYLEVMRSFRTRHTSADTTSTTEGMGAARRWALAKFASFSDRLITSYLQFDYETCGVGQHRNIFAVLPGTGPHYQEIVLVEAHFDSRCGELCDTECRAEGMEDNGSGSAAVLELARVMSLYTFDRTIVFVLTTGEEQGLLGAEAFSSFFFEEDLPLKAVYNNDIIGGIICGATASPPGCPGLNDIDSTNVRIYSSGNLNSRNKMLARFVKLEYEEMIAPIAPQTNVINIMTPEDRTGRGGDHIPFRERGFPSIRFTSANEHGDVSTNDPDYEDRQHTSDDILGVDTDGDEILDSFFVDFNYLARNTIINGNAIAMTAQGPDPAESFVLNPIDGGFEVVINDPNNYGTYRVGVRQFSELDFDTVFTLQQATDTLRGLTPDVIYVVSVATVDENGVESLFIGERFNDFETKLANISAAQEQVKLLQNRPNPFDEATYFGVWVEEVPNYKDAKIVVRDLQGRILRSLPIALNIGLNEVLYNFEHHGYQPGVYTYTLMLDDYPLVTKRMMYAY, encoded by the coding sequence ATGAAATACTTCTACTACTTTATTCTATTGCTCATCAGTAGCCAACTGAGTGGCCAAACAAACCTGGTGATTACCAATCCGCAAGCTGAAACTATCTTGCGGGGAAATTTTGCACCCGAAGATTATCTGCCTCCTTTTCCGGTAACGGATCCCGCTTTTATTGCAGCAAATATAGATGCGAACGTCAGCCCCGACTCCCTCAAGGCATACCTGGAAGTTATGCGTAGCTTCCGTACCCGACACACGAGTGCTGATACCACTTCTACCACAGAAGGCATGGGTGCTGCCCGGCGTTGGGCCTTGGCCAAGTTTGCCTCTTTTAGTGATCGCCTCATTACGTCTTACCTGCAGTTCGACTATGAAACTTGTGGAGTTGGCCAGCATCGCAACATTTTTGCGGTATTGCCGGGTACGGGGCCTCATTATCAAGAGATCGTCCTGGTGGAAGCACATTTTGACAGTCGTTGTGGTGAGCTTTGTGATACCGAATGCCGCGCAGAAGGTATGGAGGACAACGGCAGCGGTTCGGCAGCGGTATTGGAACTGGCCAGAGTAATGAGCCTGTACACCTTCGATCGGACCATCGTATTTGTACTGACAACAGGGGAGGAACAAGGCTTGTTAGGGGCAGAAGCCTTCTCTTCTTTTTTCTTTGAAGAGGATTTGCCCTTAAAGGCCGTTTATAACAATGATATCATTGGTGGCATTATTTGTGGCGCTACTGCTTCGCCTCCCGGCTGCCCTGGTCTTAATGATATTGACAGTACCAATGTACGTATTTACTCCTCTGGAAATTTGAATTCTCGCAATAAGATGCTCGCTCGTTTTGTAAAGCTGGAGTACGAAGAAATGATAGCACCCATTGCTCCCCAAACCAATGTCATCAACATCATGACCCCAGAAGATCGGACTGGCCGTGGTGGCGATCATATTCCATTCCGGGAAAGAGGATTTCCTTCCATCCGCTTCACATCTGCCAATGAGCATGGTGATGTAAGTACCAATGACCCTGATTATGAAGATCGGCAACATACCTCTGATGACATCCTAGGAGTAGATACTGATGGGGATGAAATCCTCGATTCTTTCTTCGTGGACTTTAACTACCTGGCACGAAACACCATCATCAACGGCAACGCCATCGCAATGACTGCCCAAGGGCCTGATCCGGCCGAGTCTTTTGTATTAAACCCTATTGATGGTGGTTTTGAGGTAGTGATTAATGATCCCAACAACTATGGTACCTACCGGGTAGGGGTGCGCCAGTTTTCTGAGCTGGATTTTGATACCGTCTTCACCCTTCAGCAAGCTACCGATACCCTCAGGGGACTGACGCCTGATGTGATTTACGTGGTCTCGGTGGCCACCGTTGATGAAAATGGTGTAGAAAGTTTATTTATTGGTGAACGATTCAATGATTTTGAAACCAAGCTGGCAAACATCAGTGCAGCCCAAGAGCAGGTAAAATTATTGCAAAATCGTCCCAATCCCTTTGATGAAGCGACCTACTTCGGGGTTTGGGTAGAAGAAGTTCCCAACTATAAAGACGCTAAAATTGTCGTTCGTGATTTACAAGGGCGCATCTTGCGCAGTTTACCCATAGCATTGAATATTGGCCTAAACGAAGTTTTGTACAACTTCGAGCACCACGGCTACCAACCCGGCGTATATACCTATACTTTGATGTTAGATGACTACCCCCTGGTGACCAAGCGCATGATGTACGCCTACTAG
- a CDS encoding RagB/SusD family nutrient uptake outer membrane protein: MHKLIMGLGMIGLLAFTACEVDVVNDPNNPSLGSVTADASKAELQLLVNGLEARQRGYVTNAAQMFGSFGREVYAFFGSDPRFLNDWLGLGGNAETYPDFFGSAGTYVNPYLAVKQANIMIEAANNSTKLSTEEAFGYTGFAKTIKGFQLLWPLMQQYQNGIRVDVEEPLNPGPTLSYDAALQAIRDILDEGFSDLDKAGDSFSFSLTSGFDGFNTPDAMAQVNRAIAARAALYAEDYGGALTALNASFMNLNAASAADLNVGPKHVYGNSPDVNNPLFYPIDAATSTILIVHPRMLEDALPGDGRVTAKFAERVNNPITDASLTDVATGDPIVGTHQDKRWATNTSSIPMIRNEELLLIYAEAQAREGGDAVSAINTIRNIWGVGNYTGAGDTNSLINEILFQRRYSLWLEGHHWVDMRRLGRLNEIPTREGGTIYTQVARRVSEISWDEG, translated from the coding sequence ATGCATAAGCTAATAATGGGCTTGGGCATGATCGGCTTGCTGGCTTTTACCGCCTGTGAAGTAGACGTGGTCAACGACCCTAACAACCCTTCATTGGGTTCCGTAACCGCTGACGCCAGCAAGGCAGAATTGCAATTGCTCGTCAATGGTTTGGAAGCCCGTCAACGTGGCTACGTGACCAATGCCGCCCAGATGTTTGGTAGTTTTGGACGTGAGGTCTACGCTTTTTTTGGCTCCGACCCACGCTTCCTTAACGATTGGCTAGGTCTCGGTGGAAACGCAGAAACCTACCCCGACTTCTTTGGTTCGGCAGGAACTTACGTCAATCCTTATCTGGCAGTAAAACAAGCCAATATAATGATTGAGGCTGCGAACAACAGCACAAAACTTTCTACAGAAGAAGCCTTCGGTTATACTGGTTTTGCAAAAACCATTAAAGGTTTCCAGCTACTGTGGCCGCTCATGCAGCAGTACCAAAACGGTATTCGCGTAGACGTAGAAGAGCCCCTCAATCCTGGCCCTACCCTGAGCTATGATGCTGCACTACAGGCTATTCGTGATATCCTGGATGAAGGTTTTTCTGATCTGGACAAAGCTGGTGATAGTTTTTCTTTCAGCCTCACCAGTGGTTTTGATGGTTTCAATACCCCTGATGCCATGGCACAAGTTAACCGAGCCATTGCAGCTCGTGCTGCTTTGTACGCGGAGGATTACGGCGGTGCGCTGACGGCGTTGAATGCTTCTTTCATGAATCTGAACGCAGCTTCTGCGGCAGATTTGAATGTGGGCCCAAAGCATGTATACGGCAACTCACCCGACGTGAACAATCCATTGTTCTACCCTATCGATGCCGCTACTTCAACAATTCTTATCGTTCATCCTCGGATGTTGGAAGATGCATTGCCAGGTGATGGTCGTGTAACGGCTAAATTTGCAGAAAGGGTAAATAACCCTATCACTGATGCTAGCCTTACTGATGTAGCAACTGGTGATCCTATCGTAGGCACCCACCAGGACAAGCGCTGGGCTACCAACACCAGCTCTATTCCAATGATTCGTAATGAAGAGTTACTTCTCATTTATGCAGAAGCACAGGCCCGTGAGGGTGGTGATGCCGTTTCGGCCATCAATACCATCCGCAATATCTGGGGGGTAGGTAACTATACAGGAGCAGGTGATACCAACTCTCTGATTAACGAGATTCTGTTCCAGCGTCGTTACTCTCTGTGGCTAGAAGGTCACCACTGGGTAGATATGCGCCGCTTGGGTCGACTCAACGAGATTCCTACCCGTGAAGGGGGTACCATCTACACCCAAGTAGCTCGCCGAGTGAGTGAAATCTCTTGGGACGAAGGGTAA